One segment of Curtobacterium sp. MR_MD2014 DNA contains the following:
- a CDS encoding triose-phosphate isomerase family protein translates to MTIVGVSLKMYFSHAQTLSWASAVADIARRHPAVAAGAVELFVAPTFPALVPVRELLAGSGIRLAAQDLSASDEGASTGEVSGAELREIGVDLVEIGHAERRSRFHETDEVVARKVHAAFRHHLEPLVCVGEAVRASRAEAVAEVTGQLDRALAVAAEAGTTGRVTVAYEPVWAIGAAEPAPHEHVVGVLEGIEQSLAARPAFAGSRVVYGGSAGPGLLTRGRGRIGGVFLGRFAHEPAAVGAVLDEAAALAS, encoded by the coding sequence ATGACGATCGTCGGGGTGTCGCTGAAGATGTACTTCTCGCACGCGCAGACGCTCTCGTGGGCGAGCGCGGTGGCGGACATCGCCCGGCGGCACCCCGCGGTCGCCGCCGGCGCGGTGGAGCTCTTCGTCGCGCCGACCTTCCCCGCGCTCGTCCCGGTGCGCGAGCTGCTCGCCGGGTCGGGCATCCGGCTCGCCGCGCAGGACCTGTCGGCGTCGGACGAGGGCGCGTCCACCGGCGAGGTGTCCGGCGCCGAGCTCCGCGAGATCGGCGTCGACCTCGTCGAGATCGGGCACGCCGAGCGGCGCTCCCGGTTCCACGAGACGGACGAGGTCGTCGCGCGCAAGGTGCACGCGGCCTTCCGGCACCACCTCGAACCGCTGGTGTGCGTCGGCGAAGCTGTCCGCGCCTCCCGTGCGGAGGCCGTGGCGGAGGTCACCGGGCAGCTCGACCGGGCGCTGGCGGTGGCCGCGGAGGCCGGGACGACCGGACGGGTCACCGTGGCGTACGAGCCCGTGTGGGCGATCGGCGCCGCCGAGCCGGCGCCGCACGAGCACGTCGTCGGGGTCCTCGAGGGGATCGAGCAGTCCCTGGCGGCCCGGCCGGCGTTCGCGGGGTCGCGGGTGGTCTACGGCGGCAGCGCCGGACCGGGGCTGCTCACCCGGGGACGCGGACGGATCGGCGGAGTGTTCCTCGGGCGCTTCGCGCACGAACCCGCGGCGGTCGGTGCGGTGCTCGACGAGGCGGCGGCCCTGGCCTCCTGA
- a CDS encoding phenolic acid decarboxylase yields the protein MSTQTSVEHPEPPQDLTGIVGHRFVYTYANGWQYEMYVKNATTIDYRIHTGHVGGRWVKDQTVDLVALAPGVYKVSWNEPTGTSVVVNVVPEQRVLHGTIFFPRWIELDGQKTVLFQNDHLDDMQRFRDEGPTYPIYVVPEFAHITLFEHVGADDETVIDTAPGDLPAGWADRTN from the coding sequence ATGAGCACGCAGACCTCCGTCGAGCACCCCGAACCGCCCCAGGACCTCACCGGCATCGTCGGCCACCGGTTCGTCTACACGTACGCCAACGGCTGGCAGTACGAGATGTACGTCAAGAACGCGACGACCATCGACTACCGCATCCACACCGGCCACGTCGGCGGTCGCTGGGTGAAGGACCAGACCGTCGACCTCGTCGCCCTCGCCCCCGGCGTCTACAAGGTGTCCTGGAACGAGCCGACCGGCACCAGCGTCGTCGTCAACGTCGTCCCGGAGCAGCGCGTCCTGCACGGCACGATCTTCTTCCCGCGCTGGATCGAGCTCGACGGGCAGAAGACCGTGCTGTTCCAGAACGACCACCTGGACGACATGCAGCGCTTCCGCGACGAGGGTCCGACCTACCCGATCTACGTCGTGCCGGAGTTCGCGCACATCACGCTGTTCGAGCACGTCGGCGCGGACGACGAGACCGTGATCGACACCGCTCCCGGTGACCTGCCGGCCGGCTGGGCGGACCGGACGAACTGA
- a CDS encoding MFS transporter: MSASSPALGSTHDPALRSAIAKATKHLMPMLVILYFVAFLDRTNVGFAEEALSVDRNISDAAFALGAGIFFIGYAIFEIPSNLLLKRFGARFWLARIAVTWGIVAALFSFTTNDTMFIVLRFLLGVTEAGLFPGVIMYLSEWFPNKVRVRMFAIFYLAQPFSQMIGAPLSGGLISVGDQVTPFHGWQVMFFGEGILAVLAGVAALFFLTNSPQQAKWLEPGEKQSLTAAMDREDTARTEDGPEGIWKAMASGRVWYFTIIYFCLQVAVYGTTFYLPQQVSSLLGQDVGWQVGLVAAIPWLVGLVACYLVGSKADTVGRRRRWGTMFYITTGLSILGSAWAGANGQPVLGILFITLAVASFLAVGPITWAYPTAFLTGAAAAAGIGLINSLGNLGGFVAPIMRTAINEAVPTDSGAFGIVSLGVLAFVAAVMISCTRFFRGAKADELLDTSHVATTSTKGTTR; this comes from the coding sequence GTGTCCGCAAGCAGCCCCGCCCTGGGGTCCACCCACGACCCGGCACTGAGGTCCGCGATCGCCAAGGCGACCAAGCACCTCATGCCGATGCTGGTCATCCTGTACTTCGTCGCCTTCCTCGACCGCACCAACGTCGGCTTCGCCGAGGAGGCCCTGAGCGTCGACCGGAACATCTCCGACGCGGCCTTCGCCCTCGGCGCCGGCATCTTCTTCATCGGCTACGCGATCTTCGAGATCCCGTCCAACCTGCTGCTCAAGCGCTTCGGGGCGCGCTTCTGGCTCGCCCGGATCGCCGTCACGTGGGGCATCGTCGCCGCACTGTTCTCGTTCACGACGAACGACACGATGTTCATCGTCCTGCGCTTCCTGCTCGGTGTGACCGAGGCGGGACTGTTCCCGGGCGTGATCATGTACCTGTCCGAGTGGTTCCCGAACAAGGTCCGCGTGCGGATGTTCGCGATCTTCTACCTCGCGCAGCCGTTCTCGCAGATGATCGGCGCACCGCTGTCCGGCGGGCTCATCAGCGTCGGTGACCAGGTCACCCCGTTCCACGGCTGGCAGGTCATGTTCTTCGGCGAGGGCATCCTCGCGGTGCTGGCCGGCGTCGCGGCGCTGTTCTTCCTGACGAACAGCCCGCAGCAGGCGAAGTGGCTGGAACCGGGGGAGAAGCAGTCGCTCACCGCGGCGATGGACCGTGAGGACACCGCCCGCACCGAGGACGGCCCGGAGGGCATCTGGAAGGCGATGGCGAGCGGCCGCGTCTGGTACTTCACGATCATCTACTTCTGCCTGCAGGTCGCCGTGTACGGCACGACGTTCTACCTGCCGCAGCAGGTGTCGTCGCTGCTCGGGCAGGACGTCGGCTGGCAGGTCGGCCTCGTCGCGGCGATCCCGTGGCTCGTCGGCCTGGTCGCCTGCTACCTCGTCGGGTCGAAGGCCGACACCGTGGGTCGTCGCCGCCGCTGGGGGACGATGTTCTACATCACGACCGGGCTGTCCATCCTCGGGTCGGCGTGGGCGGGTGCGAACGGCCAGCCGGTCCTCGGCATCCTGTTCATCACCCTCGCCGTCGCGAGCTTCCTGGCGGTCGGCCCGATCACCTGGGCCTACCCGACGGCGTTCCTCACCGGTGCGGCGGCGGCCGCGGGCATCGGCCTGATCAACTCGCTCGGCAACCTCGGTGGCTTCGTCGCCCCGATCATGCGCACCGCGATCAACGAGGCGGTCCCGACCGACAGCGGGGCCTTCGGCATCGTGTCGCTCGGCGTCCTGGCGTTCGTCGCCGCCGTGATGATCTCCTGCACCAGGTTCTTCCGGGGCGCGAAGGCCGACGAGCTGCTCGACACCTCGCACGTGGCCACCACCTCGACGAAGGGGACGACGCGATGA
- a CDS encoding SDR family oxidoreductase: MDLELTGRVALVVGGRGYIGSVVAETLRREGARVVVASRNADGDDAVAMDTASQESVDAGVARVLDQHGRIDVLVVTAAPAAGTLDPERASDPEQVAAAIDGKALGFLRVANAVLPVQREAGFGRVVVVSGQNAYLSGNVTTSLRNAATSIIAGNLADQSVGTGVTVNVVNPGAVTDEPARTVQPGAGGESSPQQIADLVAFLSSPRSVVSGESVSIGHRVLGQLTI, from the coding sequence ATGGACCTCGAACTCACCGGCCGTGTCGCCCTCGTCGTCGGCGGACGGGGGTACATCGGCTCCGTCGTCGCCGAGACCCTGCGTCGCGAGGGCGCCCGGGTCGTCGTCGCGTCGCGGAACGCCGACGGGGACGACGCCGTGGCGATGGACACCGCGTCGCAGGAGTCGGTGGACGCCGGGGTCGCCCGTGTCCTCGACCAGCACGGACGCATCGACGTCCTCGTCGTCACCGCCGCGCCGGCGGCCGGGACCCTCGACCCGGAGCGTGCGTCGGACCCCGAGCAGGTCGCCGCGGCGATCGACGGCAAGGCACTGGGCTTCCTCCGGGTCGCGAACGCCGTGCTGCCCGTGCAGCGCGAGGCGGGCTTCGGCCGCGTCGTGGTGGTGAGCGGGCAGAACGCCTACCTGTCCGGCAACGTCACGACCTCGCTCCGGAACGCGGCGACGAGCATCATCGCGGGGAACCTGGCCGACCAGTCCGTCGGCACGGGGGTCACCGTGAACGTGGTGAACCCCGGTGCGGTGACGGACGAGCCCGCCAGGACGGTGCAGCCCGGGGCCGGTGGCGAGTCCAGCCCGCAGCAGATCGCCGACCTCGTCGCGTTCCTGTCGTCCCCGCGCTCGGTCGTCAGCGGGGAGTCGGTGTCGATCGGGCACCGCGTGCTGGGACAACTGACGATCTGA
- a CDS encoding ribose-5-phosphate isomerase, whose amino-acid sequence MTLRLVVGSDDAGFDYKEVIKRDLEADDRVASVVDVGVDADGHTAYPHVAVDAARMVADGEADRAILVCGTGLGVAISANKVPGIRAVTAHDSFSVERSVLSNDAQVLCMGQRVIGVEVARRMAKEWLGYTFDPSSASAEKVAAICGYDGSAPVGTDAPGDGTDPGA is encoded by the coding sequence ATGACGCTACGACTGGTGGTGGGCTCGGACGACGCGGGCTTCGACTACAAGGAGGTCATCAAGCGGGACCTCGAGGCCGACGACCGCGTGGCCAGCGTGGTCGACGTGGGCGTCGACGCGGACGGCCACACGGCGTACCCGCACGTCGCCGTCGATGCCGCCCGGATGGTCGCGGACGGCGAGGCCGACCGGGCGATCCTGGTCTGCGGCACCGGGCTCGGCGTCGCGATCAGCGCGAACAAGGTGCCCGGCATCCGGGCCGTCACGGCGCACGATTCGTTCAGCGTCGAGCGGTCGGTGCTGTCGAACGACGCCCAGGTGCTCTGCATGGGCCAGCGCGTGATCGGTGTCGAGGTCGCCCGGCGGATGGCGAAGGAGTGGCTCGGGTACACGTTCGACCCGTCGAGCGCGAGCGCGGAGAAGGTCGCCGCGATCTGCGGCTACGACGGCTCCGCGCCGGTCGGCACCGACGCCCCTGGGGACGGGACGGACCCGGGCGCATGA
- a CDS encoding manganese catalase family protein — MYFHKQELQFKATPDKPDAVYARKLQEVLGGQYGEISVALQYQFQAWNMHIPGKYRDMVFGIGAEEMGHVEMLATMIAQLLEKSPLGITEDALQDDPTVAAIVGGTDVQHAIVAGAGARPVDSNGNPWQGSYITASGNLLADFTANENAEMQGRVQAARLYHMTDDHGVRDLLSFLIARDTMHQNMWATAAAELREQGVEGFPVPSNFPQSKEHTESSYQYLNFSDGKEAGDGPWASGPSFDGKGEYSYHDGPTSSVPMPPPTHPDVRFYGTTELPNVVEKTAGLVQDKLNKE; from the coding sequence TTGTACTTCCACAAGCAGGAGCTCCAGTTCAAGGCCACCCCCGACAAGCCCGACGCGGTGTACGCGCGCAAGCTGCAGGAGGTGCTCGGGGGTCAGTACGGCGAGATCTCCGTCGCCCTGCAGTACCAGTTCCAGGCGTGGAACATGCACATCCCGGGCAAGTACCGCGACATGGTGTTCGGCATCGGGGCCGAGGAGATGGGCCACGTCGAGATGCTCGCGACGATGATCGCGCAGCTGCTCGAGAAGAGCCCGCTCGGCATCACCGAGGACGCGCTGCAGGACGACCCGACCGTGGCCGCGATCGTCGGCGGGACCGACGTGCAGCACGCCATCGTCGCGGGTGCAGGCGCCCGTCCGGTCGACAGCAACGGCAACCCCTGGCAGGGTTCGTACATCACCGCGTCGGGCAACCTGCTCGCGGACTTCACGGCCAACGAGAACGCCGAGATGCAGGGCCGTGTCCAGGCTGCCCGGCTCTACCACATGACAGACGACCACGGCGTGCGGGACCTGCTCTCGTTCCTCATCGCCCGCGACACCATGCACCAGAACATGTGGGCGACCGCCGCGGCCGAGCTCCGCGAGCAGGGCGTCGAGGGCTTCCCGGTGCCGAGCAACTTCCCGCAGTCGAAGGAGCACACCGAGTCCAGCTACCAGTACCTCAACTTCTCGGACGGCAAGGAGGCCGGCGACGGCCCCTGGGCGAGCGGCCCGTCGTTCGACGGCAAGGGCGAGTACTCCTACCACGACGGCCCCACGTCGTCGGTGCCGATGCCGCCGCCCACGCACCCGGACGTGCGGTTCTACGGCACGACGGAGCTGCCGAACGTGGTCGAGAAGACCGCCGGGCTCGTGCAGGACAAGCTCAACAAGGAGTGA
- a CDS encoding sensor histidine kinase: MTDRRTFLRPMRTRSVVVDLLWAGLAALVSAAPIDVELEHASPLAVVIATVAIAVRRLSPSAAMTATVALGAVQVAGGERPSLVDLAIAVVIGTVAVVGTRFEAVLAGLLAVVAGASASMYLSTTGYRYALLLNGPRDQVVLVLAAPALVLLSFWAAGLAGRAIRSQNAEAVRRADAEAAASRAEAVANRAEAVATRAVDEAEAERIRADIARDVHDVVGHSLAVIIAQADSVPFLDDEARIREVSATIASTARSSLVEVRQVLGHIDGSDTASDPTSFEEIVRGIRDAGVDVEHAVRGVARPLGAVHGTAARRVLQEMLTNALRHGAPGGAVEVRETWRSADLVLEVENAVPSDALPVGPGLGLEELAAAATGGVPVRATATAGQPTATAEQPTVTSTRGSGRGLTGMQTRLTTIGGSFDAAVLDAVFVARARIPFDVRGGTTR; this comes from the coding sequence GTGACGGACCGGCGCACGTTCCTCCGGCCGATGCGGACCCGGTCGGTCGTCGTCGACCTCCTCTGGGCGGGCCTCGCCGCGCTGGTGTCCGCCGCCCCGATCGACGTCGAGCTCGAGCACGCCAGCCCCCTCGCCGTCGTGATCGCCACCGTCGCCATCGCCGTCCGCCGCCTCTCGCCGAGCGCGGCGATGACCGCGACCGTCGCCCTGGGCGCGGTGCAGGTGGCCGGCGGCGAGCGACCGTCGTTGGTCGACCTCGCCATCGCCGTCGTCATCGGCACCGTCGCCGTCGTCGGGACGCGGTTCGAGGCCGTGCTGGCCGGTCTGCTCGCCGTGGTCGCCGGGGCTTCGGCGTCGATGTACCTCTCCACGACCGGTTACCGCTACGCACTACTGCTGAACGGGCCGCGTGACCAGGTCGTCCTCGTCCTGGCCGCCCCGGCACTCGTCCTGCTCTCCTTCTGGGCGGCGGGCCTCGCCGGTCGGGCGATCCGGTCACAGAACGCCGAGGCCGTCCGGCGTGCCGACGCCGAGGCGGCCGCCAGCCGGGCGGAGGCCGTGGCCAACCGTGCCGAGGCCGTGGCCACGCGCGCGGTCGACGAGGCCGAGGCGGAACGCATCCGTGCGGACATCGCCCGCGACGTGCACGACGTCGTCGGCCACTCGCTCGCGGTCATCATCGCGCAGGCGGACTCGGTGCCCTTCCTCGACGACGAGGCGCGGATCCGCGAGGTCAGCGCCACCATCGCCAGCACCGCCCGGAGCTCCCTGGTCGAGGTGCGACAGGTCCTCGGGCACATCGACGGGTCGGACACCGCGAGCGACCCGACGTCCTTCGAGGAGATCGTCCGCGGCATCCGCGACGCCGGGGTGGACGTCGAGCACGCCGTGCGCGGTGTCGCCCGACCGCTCGGCGCGGTGCACGGCACGGCTGCCCGCCGGGTCCTGCAGGAGATGCTCACGAACGCCCTCCGGCACGGGGCACCGGGCGGTGCCGTCGAGGTCCGGGAGACCTGGCGGTCCGCCGACCTCGTGCTCGAGGTGGAGAACGCCGTCCCGTCGGACGCGCTGCCGGTCGGGCCCGGGCTCGGGCTCGAGGAACTCGCCGCGGCGGCCACCGGCGGCGTCCCCGTCCGCGCGACCGCGACCGCAGGACAGCCGACCGCGACCGCCGAGCAGCCGACGGTCACGTCGACCCGTGGCTCCGGCCGGGGCCTGACCGGCATGCAGACCCGACTGACCACGATCGGCGGGTCGTTCGACGCCGCCGTGCTGGACGCCGTGTTCGTCGCGCGCGCCCGCATCCCGTTCGACGTCCGAGGGGGGACGACCCGATGA
- a CDS encoding response regulator, giving the protein MTDPIRILLTDDQALFRAGLRVVLDAQPDMQVVGEASDGAEALDRVRELRPDVVLLDMRMAGMDGVETVRQLFSGAVPGPLPRVVVLTTFGLDPAAATAIRLGASGFLLKDTTPPFLFAAVRAVHEGSSVIAPNDLSQLFGADVDRAPAPQPEAFQTLTDRERIVFGWASRGLSNAEIAAKEFVTESTVKSQISSILGKLELRDRVQLVVYAHDHGLAGAREG; this is encoded by the coding sequence ATGACCGACCCGATCCGCATCCTGCTCACCGACGACCAGGCGCTCTTCCGGGCGGGCCTGCGCGTGGTGCTCGACGCGCAGCCCGACATGCAGGTGGTGGGCGAGGCCTCGGACGGCGCCGAGGCCCTCGACCGCGTCCGGGAGCTGCGGCCCGACGTCGTCCTGCTCGACATGCGCATGGCCGGGATGGACGGCGTCGAGACGGTGCGCCAGCTGTTCTCCGGCGCCGTCCCGGGGCCGCTCCCCCGCGTGGTGGTGCTCACGACGTTCGGCCTCGACCCCGCTGCCGCCACCGCGATCCGGCTCGGTGCGAGCGGGTTCCTGCTCAAGGACACGACACCGCCGTTCCTGTTCGCCGCGGTGCGGGCCGTGCACGAGGGCAGCTCGGTGATCGCCCCGAACGACCTGTCGCAGCTGTTCGGCGCCGACGTCGACCGAGCCCCTGCTCCCCAGCCCGAGGCGTTCCAGACCCTGACGGACCGGGAGCGCATCGTCTTCGGGTGGGCGTCCCGAGGGCTCTCGAACGCCGAGATCGCGGCGAAGGAGTTCGTCACCGAGTCGACCGTCAAGTCGCAGATCTCGAGCATCCTCGGCAAGCTCGAGCTCCGCGACCGGGTGCAGCTCGTGGTCTACGCGCACGACCACGGCCTGGCGGGCGCCCGGGAGGGGTGA
- a CDS encoding SDR family NAD(P)-dependent oxidoreductase, producing the protein MRNEQQTVVLTGAASPRGIGRATAHHLAEQGWNVGIVDLDQAASEAVAAELREQHGVQAVGAGADVADEAAVRAAFDTIEAGLPPIAALVNLAGVSSAHAYLDLPEGEWHRVLSINLDGVHFAGLRAAESMVRNGYGRIVNLSSVSAQRGGGTFSKTPYSVAKAGVIGLTRGMARELGQHGVTVNAIAPGPIDTDIMGGTLSEERKAEMAADGVMPRIGTPRDVAAAVAYLVSADAGFVTGQTLNVDGGLYMH; encoded by the coding sequence ATGCGCAACGAGCAGCAGACCGTCGTCCTCACCGGCGCGGCGTCCCCGCGCGGCATCGGCCGTGCGACCGCCCACCACCTGGCCGAGCAGGGCTGGAACGTGGGGATCGTCGACCTCGACCAGGCCGCGAGCGAGGCCGTCGCCGCCGAACTCCGCGAGCAGCACGGCGTGCAGGCCGTCGGCGCGGGCGCGGACGTCGCCGACGAGGCCGCCGTCCGGGCCGCCTTCGACACCATCGAGGCCGGGCTCCCGCCGATCGCGGCACTCGTGAACCTCGCGGGTGTCTCGTCGGCGCACGCCTACCTCGACCTGCCCGAGGGGGAGTGGCACCGGGTGCTGAGCATCAACCTCGACGGGGTGCACTTCGCCGGTCTCCGGGCAGCCGAGTCGATGGTGCGGAACGGGTACGGCCGCATCGTCAACCTGTCGTCGGTCTCCGCGCAGCGCGGCGGCGGGACGTTCAGCAAGACGCCGTACTCGGTCGCGAAGGCCGGCGTGATCGGCCTCACCCGCGGGATGGCCCGCGAGCTCGGGCAGCACGGCGTGACGGTGAACGCCATCGCGCCCGGCCCGATCGACACCGACATCATGGGCGGCACCCTCTCCGAGGAGCGCAAGGCCGAGATGGCTGCCGACGGTGTCATGCCGCGCATCGGCACGCCGCGGGACGTCGCCGCCGCGGTCGCCTACCTCGTCAGCGCCGACGCCGGGTTCGTGACGGGTCAGACCCTGAACGTCGACGGCGGCCTCTACATGCACTGA
- a CDS encoding dihydroxyacetone kinase family protein: MTRLYNDPAAFADEATDGFVAANERWVRRVHGGVARATTSPDGTVAVVIGGGSGHYPAFGGLVGHGLAAGAAMGNLFASPSAQQVAAVCRAAEHGGGVLLSYGNYAGDVLNFDAAARTLEDEGIPVRTVRVTDDVVSAPAGAEADRRGIAGDLCVFKVAGAAAEQGRPLDDVTAVAARANDRTRSFGVAFSGCSLPGAEEPLFEVPEGRMAIGMGIHGERGIDETDVPSADGLAALLVERLLDEVPAGVTVEGARVVPVLNGLGSVKYEELFVVYGSVQRRLRDAGVVIVEPEVGELVTSFDMAGVSLTLFWLDDELEELWSAPADTPAFRKGGAVPQERVADDVVAADEEGIVIGPAGDDSRAAAGRIAAGISAVRAVLDDHADELGRIDQVAGDGDHGIGMQRGSHAADTAAADALARGAGAGTLLRVAGDAWSDRAGGTSGAIWGAALEALGRVVGDDARPTSATVADAVRAATEAVLAFGAVPGDKTMVDALVPFDEELRRRLEAGDALDTAWRTAVDAARRAADASADLLPRKGRARTHAEQAVGTPDPGAVSFALVVETLTATIDEEGVDA; the protein is encoded by the coding sequence ATGACCCGGTTGTACAACGACCCGGCAGCCTTCGCCGACGAGGCCACCGACGGCTTCGTCGCGGCGAACGAGCGGTGGGTCCGCAGGGTGCACGGCGGTGTCGCCCGCGCGACCACCAGTCCGGACGGCACGGTCGCCGTCGTGATCGGCGGCGGCTCGGGGCACTACCCGGCGTTCGGCGGTCTCGTCGGGCACGGGCTGGCCGCCGGCGCGGCGATGGGGAACCTGTTCGCCAGCCCGTCCGCGCAGCAGGTCGCCGCGGTCTGCCGTGCCGCCGAGCACGGTGGCGGCGTGCTGCTCAGCTACGGCAACTACGCCGGCGACGTGCTGAACTTCGACGCCGCGGCCCGCACGCTCGAGGACGAGGGCATCCCCGTCCGCACGGTCCGGGTGACCGACGACGTCGTGTCCGCCCCGGCCGGTGCCGAGGCCGACCGGCGCGGGATCGCGGGCGACCTCTGCGTGTTCAAGGTCGCCGGGGCCGCGGCCGAGCAGGGACGCCCGCTCGACGACGTCACCGCCGTGGCGGCCCGCGCGAACGATCGGACCCGGAGCTTCGGCGTCGCGTTCTCGGGCTGCTCGCTGCCCGGTGCCGAGGAGCCCCTGTTCGAGGTGCCCGAGGGACGGATGGCGATCGGCATGGGCATCCACGGCGAACGCGGCATCGACGAGACCGACGTGCCGAGCGCCGACGGTCTGGCGGCGCTGCTCGTCGAACGGCTGCTCGACGAGGTGCCCGCGGGCGTCACGGTCGAGGGCGCCCGGGTGGTCCCGGTGCTCAACGGACTCGGCAGCGTGAAGTACGAGGAGCTCTTCGTCGTCTACGGCTCGGTGCAGCGACGGCTCCGGGACGCCGGTGTCGTGATCGTGGAGCCGGAGGTGGGCGAGCTCGTCACGAGCTTCGACATGGCCGGGGTCTCGCTGACGCTGTTCTGGCTCGACGACGAGCTCGAGGAGCTGTGGTCGGCACCCGCGGACACGCCCGCCTTCCGCAAGGGCGGGGCGGTCCCGCAGGAGCGGGTCGCCGACGACGTGGTCGCCGCCGACGAGGAGGGCATCGTGATCGGTCCGGCGGGCGACGACTCGCGTGCCGCGGCCGGTCGCATCGCAGCGGGCATCAGCGCCGTGCGCGCGGTGCTCGACGACCACGCGGACGAACTGGGCCGCATCGACCAGGTCGCGGGGGACGGCGACCACGGCATCGGGATGCAGCGCGGGTCGCACGCGGCGGACACCGCCGCCGCGGACGCGCTCGCTCGGGGCGCGGGAGCGGGGACGCTCCTGCGGGTCGCGGGCGACGCCTGGTCCGACCGGGCAGGCGGGACGTCCGGTGCGATCTGGGGTGCCGCCCTGGAGGCGCTGGGTCGCGTCGTCGGGGACGACGCGCGTCCGACGTCGGCGACGGTCGCGGACGCGGTGCGGGCCGCCACCGAGGCGGTCCTGGCCTTCGGGGCGGTGCCCGGCGACAAGACGATGGTGGACGCCCTCGTCCCCTTCGACGAGGAACTGCGGCGCCGGCTCGAGGCCGGCGATGCCCTGGACACCGCGTGGCGGACGGCGGTGGACGCCGCCCGCCGGGCAGCGGACGCCAGCGCGGACCTGCTGCCGCGGAAGGGCCGCGCGCGGACGCACGCGGAACAGGCCGTCGGGACCCCCGACCCGGGCGCGGTGTCCTTCGCGCTCGTCGTCGAGACCCTGACGGCGACGATCGACGAGGAAGGAGTGGACGCATGA
- a CDS encoding Hsp20/alpha crystallin family protein, which translates to MTMQFDPFRELDRLAGSLLGAGAGAPRSMPMDLYRTGDHYVLDVDLPGIDPGSVDVDVDGSVLTIRAERTLGAPEGSQWLTRERQPGTFVRQLTLGDHLDTARISAAYDNGVLSVTIPVKESAKPRKIDVTTGGGAQQLAVGSGSTE; encoded by the coding sequence ATGACGATGCAGTTCGACCCGTTCCGCGAGCTCGACCGACTCGCCGGCTCCCTGCTCGGTGCCGGCGCCGGTGCTCCCCGCTCGATGCCGATGGACCTGTACCGGACCGGCGACCACTACGTCCTCGACGTCGACCTGCCGGGCATCGACCCCGGATCGGTGGACGTGGACGTCGACGGCTCGGTGCTCACCATCCGCGCCGAGCGCACGCTCGGTGCCCCCGAGGGTTCGCAGTGGCTGACCCGCGAGCGCCAGCCGGGCACGTTCGTCCGGCAGCTGACGCTCGGCGACCACTTGGACACCGCGCGCATCAGTGCCGCCTACGACAACGGCGTGCTGAGCGTCACGATCCCGGTCAAGGAGTCCGCGAAGCCCCGGAAGATCGACGTCACCACCGGTGGCGGGGCGCAGCAGCTCGCGGTCGGCAGCGGTTCCACCGAGTAG
- a CDS encoding MarR family winged helix-turn-helix transcriptional regulator, whose amino-acid sequence MQGTDGPGGTTQVARRLSDRIGPFRRALLRTSREVADLPDLPDAQVEVMRALTGTTTTPSALAGRLGLARSTVSNLVSAMETAGLLERRLAAGDGRRTELRLTPLAEERLAAYDDASTTVLVEALDRLPPEDRAALAAALPALEHLHREIAHRGDH is encoded by the coding sequence GTGCAGGGTACGGACGGACCGGGCGGCACGACGCAGGTCGCGCGCAGACTGAGCGACCGCATCGGCCCGTTCCGACGCGCCCTCCTCCGCACGTCGCGTGAGGTCGCCGACCTGCCGGACCTGCCCGACGCCCAGGTCGAGGTGATGCGGGCCCTGACGGGGACCACGACCACGCCCTCTGCCCTCGCCGGCCGGCTCGGACTGGCTCGCTCGACGGTGAGCAACCTCGTGTCGGCGATGGAGACCGCCGGGCTCCTCGAGCGACGACTGGCAGCGGGTGACGGACGCCGGACCGAACTCCGCCTGACACCCCTCGCCGAGGAACGACTCGCCGCCTACGACGACGCCTCGACCACCGTGCTCGTCGAGGCGCTCGACCGGCTGCCCCCCGAGGACCGAGCCGCGCTGGCCGCAGCGCTCCCCGCACTCGAGCACCTCCACCGCGAGATCGCGCACCGCGGCGACCACTGA